The DNA region GGCCATCGAGGAGATCTACCTGACCGTGCTGCTGTGGCTCGACAGGCGACTCCGCATCGTCGACTATCTGGAGATCCTCGAGAACATGTACTACAAGGTCAACTTCCAGATGCCCAAGAGCCACACCGAGCAGTACAACCTGGACAACAAGTTCTGGTACTGGTACCCGCTGTACGCGCTGGGGTCGTTCTCGACGATCGCGTACGTCGTCGCGGCCATCTCCGGCGCCCTGCTCGGGTTCTACTACGCGCCCGGCGCCGGCGCCTCCAACGGGACGCCGGACCTCGCGTACAACTCCATCACCTTCATCATGACCGACCTGAACTTCGGCTTCTTCCTCCGGAGTCTCCACCGCTGGTCGGCGCAGGTGATGGTCGCGGCCGTGTTCCTGCACATGCTGCGGGTGTACTTCACGGGCGCGTACAAGGAACCGCGCGAGCTCAACTGGATCATCGGCATCGTGCTCATCTCGCTGACGATGGTCTTCGGGTACACGGGGTACCTGCTCCCGTGGGACCAGCTGGCCTTCTGGGCCGGCCAGATCGGCGTCGAGATGAGCCTGTCGATACCGTTGATAGGCGAGTGGGTGGCCCAGCTACTCTTTGGCGGGTTCACCCTCAGCCAGTCGACGGTCCAGCGGATGTACATCCTGCACGTGTTCGTGCTCCCGTTCGTCACGACGGGGCTGATCGCCGTGCACATCGGCATCGTCTGGATGCAGGGCATCGCGGAACCCCACTGATACAATGAGCGACAACGACGACAACAGCGAGGAAGTTCGCACCGACGGCACGGGCATCGTCCCGCCGGACGACGAGACCCCGACCTGGAGCGAGCGCAAGGCTCGCAAGCAGGGGCTCGCCCGGCTGACCTACGAGTACTTCGAACGCTCCCGGCGCGAGGACCAGGACCTCCGCCAGCAGTCCAGCTACGTCGAACGCGACGTGCTCGCGTTCCCGACATGGCCCCACGAGATGATCCGC from Halosimplex halophilum includes:
- a CDS encoding cytochrome b, which gives rise to MSIERKDEHDHESWMESRDLTAIEEIYLTVLLWLDRRLRIVDYLEILENMYYKVNFQMPKSHTEQYNLDNKFWYWYPLYALGSFSTIAYVVAAISGALLGFYYAPGAGASNGTPDLAYNSITFIMTDLNFGFFLRSLHRWSAQVMVAAVFLHMLRVYFTGAYKEPRELNWIIGIVLISLTMVFGYTGYLLPWDQLAFWAGQIGVEMSLSIPLIGEWVAQLLFGGFTLSQSTVQRMYILHVFVLPFVTTGLIAVHIGIVWMQGIAEPH